CATTGGTTCCACTAGAGCCAacattttttgattaattgAACAATTTTTGTGCGTCAAAAACTTATCTATTTCTACTTCTGATCTCCTATCTAAAAATACGAAATGCATTATATAAAATACGTTTACAATATGAATGTTAAATTTTCCCGCGCGATACTATCGATGGTGGGCGGAAACACTGATAGCCTATTCACACTGGTCACCTTCCCGCTATCCATTTCTGGGAAGGTCCGTAATATTATGAAAACAATCCATGCAATATATCTCATATTGTGTGTTTTACACTAACACATGGAAATGCTCTGATGGGCTGGCCAGCTCATGATGAGCTGGACCTAGAGCCGAAGACCTGGAACCCAATCTAGCAAATTCGTTTGAAATATATTCGGTGTATAAACTAATACATTTATATTCTGTATGATTAGTAGCTGAGTTTTCAACCATCGATAATTTCGATAACGCTATCGATTTTTTTCTCAACCAACCCTATTCCACATATGGAAAGATACGgttgaaataaaaatatatcaagTATTCGTAGATTTTCATGTCGTTATCCATAATTTCGTTGGTGAATTAATTTTGGGGCAGTAGCACATTTGTTCATCAGATTGCAGGGCGATAGGAAATAAGCAAATTCTCGCCTTTTACGCCTGGTCCAATTTTGTGTAAATGCAGCCCTGGCCAGATAATGCCACCctgggttttgttttgcaaagTGGAATTGTTGCAAGtcaaataacaataacaatttaaCACGCATATACAAACGACTTTGTGTATATAAGTAAGTACATAAAGATAGCCACTCTTAATATTTGCAAGTAGTTTTTCCCCCAATTTGTTGCTTTCATTGTTTTGTTGTCTAAGGCGAAAGGTACCATTTTCAGCTAAATTTGTGTTCTGGATAAGCTGTCGTCGCCCTAATTGATTTCGAACCGAGTTATAGCATAATTTTGAAGTTTTATCTataaagcaacaacaacggtaTTAGTGAAACACTCATCTCTTATGTTTAAACATTTGTGACGTGCTCACCTTGAATTCGTTGTCATCGTCCCAGAGAACAGCAGATATTGACCCTGCTcactaaaatatatatatgtacaaaagtACAAGCGTTgatctacatatatttctGGAAACTTTAATGTAATACTGACCACTGTATGCATACGCGTTAATAATGACGTTTTTTCTCAATAGAGCGCGGCGATAATTGCTAGGCGAACAAATGACCACCGCTGCCTCCACATCGCAACATGCCTCGTCGACGATGATGGCCGGCTCtgggtcctcctcctccaacaCAACGACGCCCAGCAGCTCGGCGGTGCGCGCTTTGGCCATGGAGTACAAGTCATTGCAGGAGGAGCCGGTCGAAGGATTTCGCGTAAAGCTAATCAACGACGATAATCTATTTGAATGGGAGGTCGCCATATTCGGGCCACCGGATACACTCTACCAGGGCGGCTATTTTAAGGCCCACATGAAGTTTCCACACGACTATCCATACTCGCCACCAACAATACGCTTTCTCACCAAAGTGTGGCATCCAAATGTCTACGAGAATGGCGATCTATGCATATCTATACTGCATCCGCCGGTTGATGATCCGCAGAGCGGTGAGCTGCCATGCGAGCGCTGGAATCCCACACAGAATGTAAGGACCATTCTCCTGTCGGTAATATCACTTCTCAACGAGCCCAACACATTCTCACCGGCCAATGTGGATGCATCGGTTATGTACCGCCGATGGCGGGACTCGCAGGTTAGTAAAGCACGATTCCCACACTGAATCGATAATATTCAATTATTTACAGGGCAAGGACCATGATTATCCAAACATCATACGCAAACAGGCCTTGGCCGCCAATGCTGAGGCCAAGCGAGAGGGCATTGTTGTGCCGATGACCCTTGAGGACTATTGCCTCAAGCCAGCACGGAAGCCCACAGCAGATTCTGCCTTGGATGCCAACTTCTATGATGATGACTTTGATTTAGAGACCGAGGATGATTTACCCACAGATGATGACGATTTCGATGACGAGGACGAAGatgagggcgagggcgagggcgaggatGATGACAGTGCATCGGCATCGATTAGCAAAAATAATGGGAACGCTAAGAGCAAGAACAATGGACTGGCAGTCGCAGATGATGCAGAGTCTGCCGATGACAGCGGCAAGGGCGAGACCACATAATGCATCCATGCACCGATAGATCGCATCATTTCTTCTTCCTCCCACTCCTGCCCTAGGCGACGAGCCACCGCCTCTTCATTTCTCCAACATTATTACTATGATTAACGCTAATTATAGAAGTttaaaaactaacaaaaaaaaacgtagaaatcaaacagaaaatgaaaaaaaatgaTTTACATTACATAGTTTAAACGGAATAACTTGGATTCGCAttgattttatattttttggagGGTTCGGCAGACAAGAACAATGGCCTGGCTCCACAATAATTTTAGCTACTCAATTCGGAAGGATCTGATCAATGACATACTAA
The sequence above is a segment of the Drosophila pseudoobscura strain MV-25-SWS-2005 chromosome X, UCI_Dpse_MV25, whole genome shotgun sequence genome. Coding sequences within it:
- the LOC4813261 gene encoding ubiquitin-conjugating enzyme E2 R2, whose product is MTTAASTSQHASSTMMAGSGSSSSNTTTPSSSAVRALAMEYKSLQEEPVEGFRVKLINDDNLFEWEVAIFGPPDTLYQGGYFKAHMKFPHDYPYSPPTIRFLTKVWHPNVYENGDLCISILHPPVDDPQSGELPCERWNPTQNVRTILLSVISLLNEPNTFSPANVDASVMYRRWRDSQGKDHDYPNIIRKQALAANAEAKREGIVVPMTLEDYCLKPARKPTADSALDANFYDDDFDLETEDDLPTDDDDFDDEDEDEGEGEGEDDDSASASISKNNGNAKSKNNGLAVADDAESADDSGKGETT